The region CAATTGACTGGCGAAACTGGTATCGAGTTCGCGCAAATCGCACGTAACTACCAAAAAGCGGGCAAGGGTTGGATCATCGTTGGTGATGAAAACTATGGTGAAGGTTCTTCTCGTGAGCACGCAGCGATGTGCCCAAGACATCTTGGCGCAACAGCAGTTATCACGAAGTCATTCGCACGTATCCATGAAACGAACTTGAAAAAACAAGGTGTGTTGGCTCTGACTTTCGTAAATCCAAAAGACTACGACAAAGTTCAAGAAGCGGACAAAGTTTCCCTGGTAGATCTTAAAGATCTTGCTCCAGGCAAAAACGTGAAAATGATCTTGAAGCACGCTGACGGTTCGACTGAAACAATCGAAGCGAAGCACACATACAACGCAGAACAACTTAAATGGTTCCGCGCTGGTTCAGCATTGAACCTCATCCGCGGTCTTTAGTCGCTGAATAGTAAAAAGCTAAAACTAAAACCCACAGTTTAAAGCTGTGGGTTTTTTTTGACTGAAACTATTCAGAAGTGGCAAGTTCTGTCTTTTCGTAATTGCACAGACTGCAAGACAGCAAATAGTGACCGTGTTCATTGGTGCTGATTTGTAAGTAGGACTTCTGGCAAGAAGGGCAGTGTTCTGAATCAAACATCATGCATTCCGGAGCATTGACCAACTCAAACAAATCTTGCTCTGCGTGCTCAAAGCCTTTTAAGAAAAGCTTTCCAAGTTTTTCGATTTCAAAGCCATCTGTCTCCAAAATTTTTGCCACGGTGGAATCAAGAATGATTTGTTCTGGCCGCGCCAGAGACGCCAAGCGAGTCGATAAGCGCAGTGGAATTCCGATCGCCGTATAGGATCGAAAGTATTTTTGATCACCGTAAAATCCCACGTTCGCTTCACCAGCCGAGATACCAATGCGTACTTGCATTTTTTTACGCCAGTTGAATTGATAGAATTCAGAATCCAGCAACAAGGCCTGGCGAACATCTAAAGCTGCCAGGCAAGTTTTTTGGATGAAATCATCAGCATGATCGGAATCGTTTGAAAACGCCAAAATTCCATCACCCTGAAACTTATCGATGGTCAGATCGTATTTTAAAAATATCGAAAGAACCGTATCCATGAAGCGCGCAAGCACGTTGTCAACTTTGCGATAGTCTAAGCGTAATACGTGTTGATCCGAATCGACGATGTCGATCATGACGGCACAAATCTTTAACTGACGAATGCTTTTTTCATGGTCCATATGACCGTCATAAATTGCCTGGGCTGTTCGTGGGCTAAATTGGGTTTTCAGAGAGTTTAAACGTACAGCCTCTGCAGTTTTTCTTTTGATGATATTATCGCGATTTACTATTTCGGTTTTTAAGGCCATACGGCTGTGTATTTCACGCAGTCGCATTCTTTCATGGAAAAAGCGTATCAAATAGCAAATCAGAATAGTTCCAGTGATAAAAAAGGTATTAATCAAAATACCCAGCCAGTCCTTCGTGGAATGCGCTCCGTAAATGACGATGGCATAATAAGGAATAAATATGAGGCCCGCAGTCAGCAGAAAAAAAGGAAGGGTGAAGGGCAGAAACGACAGGCCCC is a window of Bdellovibrio sp. SKB1291214 DNA encoding:
- a CDS encoding adenylate/guanylate cyclase domain-containing protein, whose product is MFDTVITSSQMREFEVNAEISAVFKVISNWMAIPLYLVFWLADCIYAPALKWEFLALRLTIIPVCIIAKKILDHERSAESAQWVAAIFGGLVALPINVMIGLLPEVTTTYYAGLNLVALGGLSFLPFTLPFFLLTAGLIFIPYYAIVIYGAHSTKDWLGILINTFFITGTILICYLIRFFHERMRLREIHSRMALKTEIVNRDNIIKRKTAEAVRLNSLKTQFSPRTAQAIYDGHMDHEKSIRQLKICAVMIDIVDSDQHVLRLDYRKVDNVLARFMDTVLSIFLKYDLTIDKFQGDGILAFSNDSDHADDFIQKTCLAALDVRQALLLDSEFYQFNWRKKMQVRIGISAGEANVGFYGDQKYFRSYTAIGIPLRLSTRLASLARPEQIILDSTVAKILETDGFEIEKLGKLFLKGFEHAEQDLFELVNAPECMMFDSEHCPSCQKSYLQISTNEHGHYLLSCSLCNYEKTELATSE